A section of the Roseivirga sp. BDSF3-8 genome encodes:
- a CDS encoding PAS domain-containing protein: MGEKTKMLEEVLLGSEKFSLKEISELDGDFFRLITKLVELKRNEEELSRRLEEFQEVIANMANLDFEQKLPVNQEDKVFNYIAISINMLNEELSAKTVPDTYFKGLLETCREPIIITNNKGMILYVNDQLCRLLQISAKEITGQPIEKIMAEQGDGSQLDLISLPKDTPVDLIGADNRIIRVPADVSFLEDRSMKNAGFIIRFHHDAMPEEEEKVMSSKSKLTKKQAMILMEAVEMMDFYSYWKYFVKEPENVRLTPKFELVDQFVHVRDIKIMADRNSVKDATLSSNLKLAMKFLRNDSVRDRYLAWVDENTPLTTFTKKDLKELQEETEYMITARLIERLNKRKNQLKYSRKAELMEKSLKEISLDKGTLTALNQLGVYKIGDLRAWNIKSLAEQNHITRNHLESIKESLRQLGCLYILKESLEE, encoded by the coding sequence GTGGGAGAGAAAACAAAAATGCTGGAAGAGGTACTGCTGGGTTCAGAGAAATTTTCGCTAAAAGAAATCTCTGAGCTTGACGGTGATTTCTTTCGCCTCATTACAAAGTTAGTTGAGCTAAAACGGAATGAAGAGGAGCTATCGCGCCGCCTGGAAGAGTTTCAGGAGGTAATAGCTAATATGGCTAATCTTGACTTTGAGCAAAAACTTCCAGTCAACCAAGAGGATAAAGTATTTAACTACATTGCTATCAGCATTAATATGCTGAACGAAGAGCTATCTGCCAAAACTGTCCCCGATACCTACTTCAAAGGCCTTCTTGAAACCTGCCGTGAGCCTATTATTATCACTAATAATAAGGGGATGATTCTGTACGTCAACGATCAGTTGTGCAGGTTACTGCAGATAAGCGCTAAAGAGATTACGGGCCAGCCGATAGAAAAAATTATGGCAGAGCAAGGGGATGGTTCACAACTGGACCTTATATCTCTGCCTAAGGATACACCTGTAGATTTAATCGGTGCAGATAATCGCATAATCCGGGTACCTGCAGATGTTTCATTCCTGGAAGACAGGAGTATGAAAAACGCAGGTTTTATCATCCGGTTTCATCATGATGCTATGCCCGAAGAAGAAGAAAAGGTAATGTCATCCAAAAGTAAGCTTACAAAAAAGCAGGCAATGATCCTTATGGAGGCTGTAGAGATGATGGACTTTTATAGTTACTGGAAGTATTTTGTAAAAGAGCCAGAAAATGTTCGTCTTACGCCTAAGTTTGAATTGGTAGACCAGTTTGTACACGTGAGGGATATCAAAATCATGGCCGATAGGAACAGCGTAAAGGATGCTACACTTTCCAGTAACCTGAAGTTGGCAATGAAGTTTCTGCGTAATGATAGTGTACGGGATCGCTACCTGGCCTGGGTAGATGAAAATACGCCTCTTACTACTTTCACCAAAAAGGACCTTAAAGAATTACAGGAAGAAACAGAGTATATGATAACGGCGAGGCTGATCGAACGGTTGAACAAACGAAAAAACCAGCTTAAGTACTCACGTAAAGCCGAACTGATGGAAAAAAGCCTTAAGGAGATATCGCTCGACAAAGGCACTTTAACTGCTTTAAATCAGTTAGGAGTTTATAAGATCGGTGATCTGAGAGCCTGGAATATTAAGTCTCTTGCTGAGCAGAACCACATCACCCGTAACCATCTGGAAAGCATTAAAGAAAGCCTCAGGCAGCTGGGCTGCCTCTACATTCTGAAAGAAAGCCTGGAGGAATAA
- a CDS encoding PAS domain S-box protein, whose translation MRFKAVLEDDSVSKSNILLSGKNIIDFDGNWLKLIGATDREQIINTSIECYLFRLTPETDECPGSGTFQVISDDVRRRVIIGERCSNPMLGSRGILYTFMVKSESPSAKLEVALAGLRDRELFNSSPDIIFGFDREHRHIYANNRVEELLSIPAGSMIGKTHRELGFEEDYCIYFENCIEATFKAEKEKRFQFSLQDKIFDWYLIPLRNEQGEVYELASFAREVSELKNVKKALEKSQKELKEALKISKLAWWKIDPSQHKIILNNQFRSIIGLSKDDYPFEGMKTEDYLRRFVVKEDQETLNAAFRRIMNAKDPSHRETFEYTLKRHSGVEIKVRTVARLLTDNDGKPKHIYGTIQDITEIWKARKVIENYRKNLEKIVLQKTLALRQSEAKLNDALNLANLGTWEYDFGSRRFKVGERVLEILGYVGSKNSSKELPLERFMSIIHPDDLKHYQEIGRLTLKNKNEDYSEKMLFRIIRPDGEIRKLFISIKILLDDKGWHTMHYGTVQDITEIYNVEKKLDRLSSIIEATPDIVFVFNHVGRVQYMNQAGRNFWGLDSFDERSYFVKDLFSSYEVDSFWDNSEKLDELGYFKTEYTLHNQHGLEVPVNAVIIVHHSEPGEPNHYSVTFTDISQVKKVQEKLVYKNNELDTFLYRASHDLRGPVASMAGLYQLAEMEVDDPKAGRFFGMFNKQISRLNHIISTLAELTIIKERDLVLEEVNLEETVYEVIASLYKEPNYDLTEWSVEAEKDRTVLTDRSLLVLILQSLLENSLRYARPDVTPRVRVQAILQDAHRVVLFVDDNSMGIEKNIQNKVFNMFFRGNEISKGSGLGLYLLRNAVERLGGSVFLSSEAGIGTTFRVEIVVNVQEPEAPMGLPSFITTSP comes from the coding sequence ATGCGCTTTAAAGCAGTATTGGAAGATGATTCCGTAAGTAAGTCAAATATTTTACTTTCGGGTAAAAATATAATTGATTTTGACGGGAACTGGCTCAAACTAATAGGAGCCACGGATCGGGAACAGATAATAAACACTTCTATTGAGTGCTATTTGTTCCGCCTGACACCGGAGACTGATGAATGTCCCGGTAGCGGAACCTTTCAGGTCATATCAGATGACGTTCGCAGGAGAGTAATTATAGGAGAACGGTGCTCTAATCCTATGCTAGGCTCTCGGGGCATCCTTTACACGTTTATGGTTAAAAGTGAGTCTCCTTCTGCAAAGCTTGAGGTTGCATTAGCCGGGTTGCGGGATAGGGAATTATTTAATAGTAGCCCCGATATTATTTTTGGTTTCGACCGAGAGCACCGGCACATTTATGCAAATAATAGGGTAGAAGAGCTACTTTCAATTCCCGCCGGATCCATGATCGGGAAGACTCACAGGGAACTAGGCTTTGAGGAGGATTACTGTATTTATTTTGAGAATTGCATTGAGGCAACCTTCAAAGCTGAAAAAGAAAAGCGGTTTCAGTTTTCATTACAGGATAAAATATTTGACTGGTACCTTATTCCTCTCAGAAATGAGCAGGGAGAGGTATATGAATTAGCCTCTTTTGCCAGGGAGGTAAGTGAATTAAAGAATGTAAAAAAGGCTTTGGAGAAAAGCCAGAAGGAACTCAAAGAGGCGCTCAAAATATCCAAGTTAGCCTGGTGGAAAATTGATCCTTCACAACATAAGATAATTCTTAATAATCAATTCAGATCCATCATTGGACTTTCCAAGGATGATTATCCTTTTGAAGGAATGAAAACTGAGGATTACCTTAGACGGTTCGTCGTAAAAGAAGATCAGGAGACACTAAATGCAGCATTCAGAAGAATAATGAATGCTAAAGACCCATCGCACAGGGAAACATTCGAATACACCCTCAAGCGGCATAGTGGCGTTGAAATTAAAGTGAGAACTGTTGCACGCTTACTGACTGATAATGATGGGAAACCTAAGCACATATACGGCACCATTCAGGATATTACCGAAATTTGGAAGGCAAGGAAGGTAATCGAGAATTACCGGAAGAACCTTGAAAAGATTGTTTTACAAAAAACATTAGCTCTTAGACAAAGCGAAGCGAAGCTTAATGATGCACTTAACCTGGCCAATCTTGGTACCTGGGAATATGATTTCGGAAGCAGACGATTCAAGGTAGGCGAAAGGGTACTTGAAATCCTTGGATATGTTGGCAGTAAAAACAGTTCAAAGGAATTACCCCTTGAAAGATTTATGAGCATTATTCATCCTGATGACCTGAAGCACTACCAGGAAATAGGCCGTCTGACCCTTAAGAATAAAAACGAGGACTACTCTGAAAAAATGCTTTTCCGAATAATTCGCCCGGACGGAGAGATAAGAAAGCTATTTATCAGTATTAAGATTTTACTTGATGATAAAGGATGGCATACCATGCATTACGGTACGGTTCAGGATATTACCGAAATATATAATGTCGAGAAAAAGCTGGACCGGCTCTCGAGCATCATTGAGGCCACCCCGGACATCGTATTTGTATTTAATCATGTAGGACGGGTTCAGTATATGAATCAGGCCGGAAGGAATTTTTGGGGGCTGGACAGCTTTGATGAAAGAAGCTATTTCGTAAAAGACCTGTTCTCTTCTTATGAAGTTGATAGTTTTTGGGACAACTCTGAGAAGCTCGATGAACTTGGGTATTTTAAAACCGAGTATACACTGCATAATCAGCATGGGCTGGAAGTACCTGTCAACGCCGTTATCATTGTACATCACTCAGAACCAGGCGAACCCAATCACTACAGCGTCACTTTCACAGATATAAGTCAGGTTAAAAAGGTACAGGAAAAACTGGTTTACAAAAATAATGAGCTGGATACCTTTCTTTATCGTGCCTCACACGACCTCAGAGGTCCCGTTGCCTCAATGGCAGGGTTATATCAGCTTGCCGAAATGGAGGTGGATGACCCCAAAGCCGGAAGGTTCTTTGGTATGTTTAATAAGCAGATAAGCCGCCTTAATCATATCATATCCACCCTTGCAGAGCTCACAATTATTAAGGAAAGAGATCTTGTACTGGAAGAGGTAAACTTGGAGGAGACAGTGTATGAAGTCATTGCTTCTCTTTACAAGGAGCCTAACTATGACCTCACTGAGTGGAGTGTGGAAGCCGAAAAAGACCGTACAGTTCTTACGGATCGCAGTCTCTTGGTATTAATCCTCCAAAGCCTTCTGGAAAACAGTTTGCGATACGCCAGGCCGGATGTAACGCCGAGGGTGCGGGTACAAGCAATCCTTCAGGACGCGCATCGTGTGGTGTTATTTGTAGATGACAATAGTATGGGAATAGAAAAGAATATCCAGAATAAGGTATTCAATATGTTTTTCCGCGGCAATGAAATTAGTAAGGGCAGCGGGCTCGGGCTATACTTGCTTCGTAATGCAGTAGAAAGATTGGGAGGAAGTGTTTTTCTGAGCAGTGAGGCCGGAATAGGGACCACTTTTAGAGTAGAAATCGTAGTGAATGTTCAGGAACCTGAAGCCCCCATGGGTTTACCTTCTTTTATTACCACCTCCCCTTAA
- a CDS encoding NAD(P)/FAD-dependent oxidoreductase, giving the protein MQKCDVVIVGSGMAGLTAASVLQRNNLSYCIVESSDRAGGRIKTDNLDGFLLDRGFQVLLTAYPETRELLDYAKLNLKSFLPGAQVYRKGKTFRVADPTRQPSELFSSLFSPLGSFTDKFRVLRLRAQLSSKSLLEIFQEEEKPSLIALKEEYGFSDKMIDSFFKPFFSGIFLEGELETSRRALDFVFKMFSEGHAAVPEKGMEQIPKQLAGQLPSHMFHFNTPATSITDGKVVTESGKEFEGKYVLIATQAPALQKLSGFSCKVTYQSTSTFYFVADKPPYIEPILTLNGTGSGLINNVAVMSNIASSYAPEGKHLISASVIGDQAFDEYSILKTIKKELEQMFGKEVTEWEHLHTYHIPYALPAQNHVQHEIAPAMMQISERNYICGDHLLNGSINAAMRSGRLAAELVADRLRA; this is encoded by the coding sequence ATGCAAAAATGTGATGTGGTAATTGTAGGGTCCGGCATGGCCGGGCTTACTGCTGCCAGTGTTTTACAAAGGAATAACCTCAGCTACTGCATAGTTGAGTCCTCTGACAGGGCAGGAGGGAGAATTAAAACTGATAACTTAGATGGCTTTCTCCTGGACAGGGGATTTCAGGTACTACTTACAGCGTATCCGGAAACCAGAGAACTACTCGATTATGCCAAGTTAAATCTTAAAAGTTTTTTGCCCGGGGCACAGGTGTATCGCAAAGGCAAAACTTTTCGGGTTGCAGACCCTACAAGACAGCCATCTGAGCTTTTCAGCTCTCTTTTCTCACCGTTAGGTTCGTTTACTGATAAGTTTCGTGTACTACGACTGAGAGCTCAATTGAGTAGTAAGTCTTTATTAGAAATATTTCAGGAGGAAGAAAAGCCTTCATTAATAGCTCTGAAAGAGGAGTATGGCTTTAGCGATAAGATGATCGACTCCTTCTTTAAGCCGTTTTTCAGTGGTATTTTCCTGGAAGGTGAGCTTGAAACCAGCAGGCGCGCACTGGATTTCGTTTTTAAGATGTTTTCTGAAGGGCACGCAGCCGTACCTGAAAAAGGTATGGAGCAAATACCAAAGCAGCTGGCGGGGCAATTACCTTCCCATATGTTTCATTTCAACACGCCTGCCACCAGCATAACAGATGGTAAAGTTGTTACTGAATCAGGAAAAGAGTTCGAAGGAAAATATGTACTCATAGCCACACAAGCCCCTGCTCTTCAAAAACTTTCCGGCTTTTCCTGTAAGGTAACTTATCAGAGCACATCTACCTTTTATTTTGTGGCAGATAAGCCACCTTACATTGAGCCTATATTAACCCTGAATGGCACCGGCTCCGGACTGATAAACAATGTGGCCGTGATGTCTAACATAGCATCATCATACGCCCCGGAAGGTAAACACCTCATATCCGCATCAGTCATTGGCGATCAAGCCTTTGATGAATACAGCATTCTCAAAACCATTAAAAAGGAACTTGAACAAATGTTTGGTAAGGAGGTAACGGAGTGGGAACACCTGCATACCTACCACATTCCGTACGCCTTGCCTGCACAAAATCATGTCCAACATGAAATAGCACCAGCTATGATGCAAATTAGTGAACGCAATTATATATGCGGTGACCACTTGCTTAATGGCTCCATCAATGCTGCTATGAGAAGCGGACGCCTCGCGGCTGAGTTAGTGGCCGACAGGCTACGAGCTTAA
- a CDS encoding oxygenase MpaB family protein produces MGKAQYFTDSFLDDMRMQMDPLADHAFSVIKEAANASYLRTIIASVHYNHEKWPEDLPPEAIQYFKQSARIPEFANLSKMKKGAAVFVKHADDILSMLGFASLPYCYAASDGARVLDASPRLINEPSKRLLETARFVMDVMDPLAFTPQGRGIKSIQKVRLMHAAVRYYILNSGHWQADKWGVPVNQEDMAGTQLAFWYIPIRSFRKIGISLSREETDDFRHLWSVVGRMLGVEERLLPDSAKESYQLLTIISRRTIKASDHGKALTRSLIDHFKDTPVKGPFEKITEPYMRYLLGDEVADAIGLKKEKFTKVFLKPLAGLRGVQNLMGSGNKFYRMRNLLGSQIRKKIGIQHHQYAMPQGLGQKPN; encoded by the coding sequence ATGGGTAAAGCACAGTATTTTACAGATTCATTCCTGGATGACATGCGGATGCAAATGGATCCTTTGGCAGATCATGCATTCAGCGTCATTAAAGAAGCTGCTAACGCTTCATACCTCCGTACGATAATCGCCTCAGTTCATTATAATCACGAGAAATGGCCTGAGGATCTTCCTCCCGAGGCTATTCAATACTTTAAGCAATCAGCTCGTATCCCGGAGTTTGCAAATCTGTCCAAAATGAAGAAAGGCGCCGCTGTTTTCGTTAAGCATGCGGATGACATACTAAGTATGCTGGGTTTCGCCAGCTTGCCATACTGTTATGCAGCTTCAGATGGTGCCCGTGTACTTGACGCTTCTCCACGCCTTATAAATGAACCCTCTAAACGACTGCTGGAAACAGCCCGTTTTGTTATGGATGTAATGGATCCTTTAGCATTTACCCCTCAAGGCAGAGGTATAAAAAGTATTCAAAAAGTCCGGCTAATGCACGCAGCCGTTCGATATTACATTCTGAATAGCGGCCATTGGCAAGCGGATAAATGGGGGGTTCCTGTAAACCAAGAGGATATGGCGGGTACGCAGCTCGCATTCTGGTATATTCCGATACGAAGCTTCAGAAAAATAGGCATATCCCTCAGCAGAGAGGAAACAGATGACTTCAGGCACCTTTGGAGTGTGGTGGGAAGGATGCTAGGAGTAGAAGAACGCCTACTTCCTGATTCCGCCAAAGAGAGTTATCAGCTTTTGACCATAATTTCCCGCAGAACCATAAAGGCATCTGACCACGGGAAAGCCCTGACCAGGTCACTAATTGACCACTTTAAAGACACACCTGTGAAGGGGCCATTTGAAAAAATTACTGAGCCCTACATGAGGTATCTGTTAGGGGATGAGGTGGCCGATGCCATCGGACTTAAAAAAGAAAAATTTACCAAAGTTTTTCTCAAACCATTAGCCGGATTAAGGGGAGTTCAAAATCTCATGGGTAGTGGTAATAAGTTCTACCGTATGCGTAATTTGCTAGGTAGCCAAATCCGCAAGAAGATTGGCATACAGCACCATCAGTATGCCATGCCGCAGGGCTTAGGACAAAAACCTAATTAG
- a CDS encoding glycosyltransferase: MELIALNAGLKLARSPLIARMDADDVSYAGRLPKQYSFLKSNRIPEW; this comes from the coding sequence GTGGAATTAATAGCACTCAACGCAGGACTTAAACTGGCTCGCTCTCCGCTAATAGCGCGAATGGATGCAGATGATGTATCATATGCTGGTCGATTACCTAAACAATACAGTTTTCTAAAAAGCAACCGGATACCGGAATGGTAG
- a CDS encoding glycosyltransferase family 2 protein encodes MLLPVYNAETTILRAVDSILRQEFKDFELLIIDDGSQDCSSHLVRGIRTVESESKKKYHGGINSTQRRT; translated from the coding sequence ATACTACTTCCTGTGTATAATGCAGAAACTACTATTCTCAGGGCAGTAGATAGCATACTACGCCAGGAATTTAAAGATTTTGAATTACTTATTATCGACGACGGTAGCCAGGACTGTTCCTCACACCTGGTAAGGGGCATAAGGACAGTAGAGTCAGAGTCGAAAAAAAAATACCACGGTGGAATTAATAGCACTCAACGCAGGACTTAA